In one window of Mesorhizobium sp. B2-1-1 DNA:
- a CDS encoding ABC transporter ATP-binding protein/permease, protein MADYPDNDASARPIAAVEASSLRDQVATIKLALAGSPVRKGLRWASIGMVAVIVATSIGQVLLNRWNQPFYDALARRDMQAFLHQLAVFAAIAGGLLVLNVGQTWLNQTIRLKLREALTLDLIDGWMRPARAFRLAHAGAIGVNPDQRMQQDASHLSDLSTDLGVGLLQSLILLASFVGVLWELSSGFVFHVGGTSLAIPGYMVWAAILYAGTASWLSWLVGRPLIHLNSDRYTREAELRSSMVRVNENIDAIALARSEPDARRRLETDLGTVLGAMRRIYNAQINLAWVTDTYGWITVVAPILVASPVYFAGDISFGGLMMAVGAFNQVHSSLRWFINNIGSIADWRATLMRVADFRIALDETDVLHGQERRIEFGENANGKLTFEKLEVASPEGCTRLADQHVEIHAGERVMLTGEPGAGKTLFFRAIAGLWPWGSGRIGMPAGETPIFVPRTPYFPTATLREVLDRVDGVAPASDAHISAVLAEIGLEHLSSSLGRSARWEHELADDELRLLAFARLVLRQPKWVIIDEALDAFDGPTLRRVLSMLEKRLGGATILNIGRGQHNNQFFPRALTIVKASGVPALKPARIRAGAIEPPPAAPRRKK, encoded by the coding sequence ATGGCCGATTATCCGGACAATGATGCCTCTGCCCGGCCTATCGCTGCGGTCGAAGCTTCGAGCCTGCGTGATCAGGTGGCAACCATCAAGCTGGCGCTTGCCGGGTCGCCGGTCCGCAAAGGGCTACGCTGGGCCTCCATCGGAATGGTTGCCGTCATTGTCGCGACCTCGATCGGCCAGGTTCTGCTCAACCGCTGGAACCAGCCTTTCTACGATGCGCTTGCACGCCGCGACATGCAGGCCTTCCTGCACCAGCTCGCCGTTTTTGCCGCGATTGCCGGTGGGCTTCTTGTGCTCAATGTCGGCCAGACCTGGCTCAATCAGACGATCCGGCTGAAGCTGCGCGAGGCGCTGACGCTCGATCTGATCGATGGATGGATGCGGCCGGCGCGCGCTTTTCGCCTGGCGCATGCAGGCGCCATCGGGGTCAATCCCGACCAGCGCATGCAGCAGGACGCGAGCCATCTTTCCGACCTGTCGACGGATCTTGGCGTTGGCCTGCTGCAATCCCTAATCCTGCTCGCCTCCTTCGTCGGCGTGTTATGGGAGCTGTCCTCGGGCTTCGTCTTCCATGTCGGCGGGACATCGCTCGCCATACCGGGCTACATGGTGTGGGCGGCCATCCTCTATGCCGGAACGGCTTCCTGGCTGAGCTGGCTGGTCGGACGGCCACTGATCCACCTCAACAGCGACCGCTACACACGCGAGGCGGAGCTGCGTTCCTCGATGGTGCGCGTCAACGAGAACATCGATGCCATCGCGCTCGCCCGAAGCGAGCCCGATGCCAGGCGGCGGCTGGAAACCGACCTGGGCACCGTGCTCGGCGCCATGCGACGCATCTATAACGCCCAGATCAATCTCGCCTGGGTGACGGACACCTATGGCTGGATCACCGTGGTGGCTCCCATCCTGGTCGCTTCGCCGGTCTATTTCGCGGGCGATATCAGCTTCGGCGGACTGATGATGGCGGTCGGCGCCTTCAATCAGGTCCATTCTTCATTGCGTTGGTTCATCAACAATATCGGCAGCATCGCCGATTGGCGCGCGACGCTGATGCGCGTCGCCGATTTCCGCATTGCGCTGGATGAGACCGATGTGCTGCACGGCCAGGAAAGGCGCATCGAATTCGGCGAGAATGCAAACGGCAAGCTGACCTTCGAGAAACTCGAAGTGGCCTCGCCGGAGGGCTGCACGAGGCTCGCCGACCAGCATGTCGAGATCCACGCCGGCGAACGCGTCATGCTCACCGGCGAGCCTGGCGCGGGCAAGACGCTGTTCTTTCGCGCCATTGCCGGCCTGTGGCCATGGGGGAGCGGGCGCATCGGCATGCCGGCGGGAGAGACGCCCATCTTCGTGCCGCGCACGCCTTACTTCCCAACCGCCACGCTGCGCGAAGTGCTCGACCGCGTGGACGGGGTTGCGCCGGCAAGCGATGCCCATATCTCAGCCGTGCTGGCCGAGATCGGCCTGGAACACCTGTCGTCGTCGCTCGGCCGCAGCGCGCGCTGGGAGCATGAACTGGCCGACGACGAACTGCGCCTGCTGGCCTTTGCCCGCCTCGTGCTGCGCCAACCAAAATGGGTGATCATCGATGAGGCTCTCGATGCCTTCGACGGACCGACACTGCGGCGGGTGTTGTCGATGCTGGAGAAGCGGCTGGGCGGGGCGACGATCCTCAATATAGGCCGCGGCCAGCACAACAATCAATTCTTCCCGCGCGCACTGACCATCGTGAAGGCGTCCGGCGTGCCGGCTCTGAAGCCCGCGCGCATAAGGGCAGGCGCGATCGAGCCGCCGCCGGCCGCTCCTCGCCGCAAGAAATAG
- a CDS encoding DUF1194 domain-containing protein, whose protein sequence is MLDALSLLACLACTEAAVTAPAPDSLAVDVQLVLAVDISLSMDEKEFALQRAGYVEALRHPDFIKAVRAGNAGRIALTYFEWAGTVRDDALIGWQVIDGAESANAFADKIAARPFRSFRGTSISGALAFGAGLFDRTTFESERSVIDISGDGPNNIGLPVTATRDAANARGIVINGLPILINPSPTFSHLDRYYAQCVTGGPGSFVLPIYTAAEFSTAIRRKLILEVSGVQNETRIIPAEAEAPIDCLQGERDRRFLSDPYFPELDR, encoded by the coding sequence ATGCTTGATGCTCTCAGCCTGCTTGCCTGCCTGGCCTGCACCGAGGCCGCCGTGACTGCGCCTGCGCCGGATAGTCTGGCCGTTGATGTCCAACTGGTGCTGGCGGTCGATATCTCATTGTCGATGGACGAGAAGGAGTTCGCCCTGCAGCGCGCCGGCTATGTGGAGGCGCTGCGTCATCCCGACTTCATCAAGGCGGTCCGCGCCGGGAACGCCGGTCGCATCGCGCTCACCTATTTCGAATGGGCCGGCACTGTGCGCGACGACGCGCTCATCGGCTGGCAGGTCATCGACGGCGCTGAGAGCGCCAACGCTTTTGCCGACAAGATTGCAGCCCGCCCGTTCCGCAGCTTCCGCGGCACGTCGATCTCCGGCGCGCTCGCCTTCGGTGCAGGGCTTTTCGACCGCACTACTTTCGAAAGCGAACGCAGCGTCATCGATATTTCCGGTGACGGACCAAACAATATCGGGCTGCCCGTCACCGCCACGCGGGATGCGGCAAACGCCAGAGGCATCGTCATCAACGGCCTGCCGATCCTGATCAATCCATCGCCCACCTTCAGCCATCTCGACCGGTATTACGCCCAGTGCGTAACCGGCGGGCCGGGCTCCTTCGTGCTGCCGATTTATACAGCCGCCGAATTCTCGACGGCGATCCGGCGCAAGTTGATCCTCGAAGTGAGCGGCGTTCAGAACGAGACCAGGATCATTCCCGCCGAAGCCGAGGCTCCGATCGACTGCCTGCAAGGCGAACGCGACAGACGGTTCTTGTCGGATCCGTATTTCCCGGAGCTCGATCGCTGA
- the metW gene encoding methionine biosynthesis protein MetW: MSVNRAQRVDLEVIAGLIPPQSRVLDVGSGDGSLLELLQETKQIDGRGLELSQRGVNECVARGLSVVQGDADKDLEFYPDKGFDFVVLSQTLQATRNPKLVLDELLRIGEHAIVSFPNFGHWRVRLSLFVKGRMPVTKDLPYSWYDTPNIHFCTIRDFVNLCEELGATVERATALDANGQKIGLSMPWWFWNFFGQQAVFLLKR, encoded by the coding sequence ATGAGCGTCAACCGCGCCCAGCGCGTCGATCTCGAGGTGATCGCCGGTCTGATCCCGCCGCAATCGCGGGTGCTGGACGTCGGCTCCGGCGACGGCTCGCTGCTCGAGCTTTTGCAGGAAACCAAGCAGATCGACGGCCGCGGACTGGAGCTGTCGCAGCGTGGTGTCAACGAATGCGTGGCGCGCGGCCTTTCCGTCGTTCAGGGCGACGCCGACAAGGATCTCGAATTCTATCCCGACAAGGGTTTTGATTTCGTCGTCCTGTCGCAGACCTTGCAGGCGACCCGCAACCCGAAGCTCGTTCTCGACGAACTGCTCAGGATCGGCGAACACGCCATCGTGTCCTTCCCCAATTTCGGCCACTGGCGGGTGCGCCTGTCGCTGTTCGTCAAGGGCCGCATGCCGGTGACCAAGGACCTGCCCTATTCCTGGTACGACACGCCAAATATCCACTTCTGCACCATCCGCGACTTCGTCAATCTGTGCGAGGAGCTTGGCGCGACCGTGGAAAGGGCGACCGCGCTCGACGCCAACGGCCAGAAGATCGGCCTGTCGATGCCATGGTGGTTCTGGAACTTCTTCGGCCAGCAAGCGGTGTTCTTGTTGAAGCGATAA
- the metX gene encoding homoserine O-acetyltransferase MetX — MAAQRAGRTNNEADQPSSPVVRFGADKPLKLDAGTLLSPFQIAYQTYGTLNDARSNAILVCHALTGDQHVASTNPVTGKPGWWEVLIGPGKIIDTNRFFVICSNVIGGCLGSTGPASTNPATGKPYGLDLPVITIRDMVRAQQMLIDHFGIEKLFCVLGGSMGGMQVLQWASSYPERVFSALPIATGARHSSQNIAFHEVGRQAVMADPEWHGGKYFDHGKRPEKGLAVARMAAHITYLSEAALHRKFGRNLQDREALTFGFDADFQIESYLRHQGMTFVDRFDANSYLYMTRSMDYFDLAADHGGRLADAFAGTKTRFCLVSFTSDWLFPTEESRSIVHALNAAGASVSFVEIETDRGHDAFLLDEPELFAAINGFIGSAARARGLGA; from the coding sequence ATGGCCGCTCAGCGCGCTGGCAGAACCAACAACGAGGCAGACCAACCGTCGAGCCCGGTCGTGCGCTTCGGCGCCGACAAGCCGCTCAAGCTCGACGCCGGCACGCTGCTGTCGCCGTTCCAGATCGCCTACCAGACCTACGGCACGCTGAACGACGCCCGTTCAAACGCCATTCTCGTCTGCCACGCATTGACCGGCGACCAGCATGTGGCCAGCACCAATCCGGTGACCGGCAAGCCGGGTTGGTGGGAAGTGCTGATCGGACCCGGCAAGATCATCGACACCAACCGCTTCTTCGTCATCTGCTCAAACGTCATCGGCGGCTGCCTCGGTTCCACCGGCCCGGCCTCCACCAATCCCGCCACCGGCAAGCCCTATGGGCTCGACCTTCCGGTCATCACCATCCGCGACATGGTGCGTGCCCAGCAGATGCTGATCGACCATTTCGGCATCGAAAAACTGTTTTGCGTGCTCGGCGGGTCGATGGGCGGCATGCAGGTGCTGCAATGGGCGTCGAGCTATCCGGAGCGTGTTTTCTCGGCGCTGCCGATCGCCACCGGCGCGCGTCATTCCTCGCAGAACATCGCTTTCCACGAGGTCGGCCGGCAGGCCGTGATGGCGGATCCAGAATGGCATGGCGGCAAGTATTTCGACCACGGCAAACGCCCGGAAAAGGGGCTCGCCGTGGCGCGCATGGCCGCCCACATCACCTACCTGTCGGAAGCAGCCTTGCACCGGAAGTTCGGCCGCAACCTGCAGGACCGCGAAGCGCTGACCTTCGGCTTCGACGCCGATTTCCAGATCGAGAGCTATCTGCGTCACCAGGGCATGACTTTCGTCGACCGCTTCGACGCCAATTCCTATCTCTATATGACGCGGTCCATGGACTATTTCGACCTCGCCGCCGACCACGGCGGCAGGCTGGCCGATGCTTTTGCCGGCACCAAGACCCGCTTCTGCCTGGTGTCGTTCACCTCGGATTGGCTGTTCCCGACCGAGGAGAGCCGCTCGATCGTCCATGCGCTGAATGCCGCCGGCGCGTCGGTGTCCTTCGTCGAGATCGAGACCGATCGCGGGCACGACGCCTTCCTGCTCGACGAGCCGGAACTGTTCGCCGCCATCAATGGCTTCATCGGCTCGGCCGCGCGAGCGAGAGGGCTCGGCGCATGA